A genomic segment from Nitrospira sp. MA-1 encodes:
- the secB gene encoding protein-export chaperone SecB yields MTEETKPVFTIEKIYVKDLSLEVPHAPGIFLERDAPQIHIELKTQHTRGEEGLYDASLTVTVTAKVKDKVMFIVEAEQAGIFRIRHVPETELGPVLGIGCANILFPYVRETVSDAVTRGGFPTVMLNPVNFEALYHQQQQQQKTQTDSVATTH; encoded by the coding sequence ATGACTGAAGAAACGAAGCCCGTGTTTACCATAGAGAAAATCTATGTCAAGGATTTGTCCTTAGAAGTTCCCCATGCACCCGGCATTTTTCTGGAGCGTGACGCCCCACAAATACATATCGAGTTGAAGACGCAACATACCCGTGGGGAAGAGGGCTTGTATGATGCATCCTTGACGGTCACGGTCACGGCCAAGGTGAAGGATAAGGTCATGTTTATCGTGGAAGCGGAACAAGCCGGGATTTTCCGGATTCGCCATGTCCCGGAAACGGAACTGGGCCCGGTGTTAGGCATCGGATGTGCGAATATTCTCTTTCCCTATGTTCGCGAGACGGTGTCTGATGCGGTGACACGGGGAGGGTTCCCGACCGTCATGCTCAACCCGGTGAATTTTGAAGCCCTCTACCACCAACAGCAGCAGCAACAAAAGACTCAAACCGATTCCGTAGCCACGACTCACTGA